In one window of Nicotiana tabacum cultivar K326 chromosome 12, ASM71507v2, whole genome shotgun sequence DNA:
- the LOC142167258 gene encoding uncharacterized protein LOC142167258 translates to MEKEAKYKEDGVSSEQLRVLSKQMKNLEVARGSESLDYEDLCIHPDVDMPAGYKPPKFDIFNGTGDPRANSRAYCDKLVGVGRNEKLRIKLFIRSLTGETLIWYIRQVPRNWREWQDMAEDFMNRFRFNTEITPDMFVLVNLQKKLSESFQEYACHWRLEAARTQSPLDDNELTKYFIRAQEGIYFEI, encoded by the coding sequence ATGGAGAAAGAAGCAAAATACAAGGAAGATGGAGTCAGTTCAGAACAACTGCGAGTATTGAGTAAACAGATGAAGAATCTCGAGGTTGCTCGAGGAAGCGAGAGCCTAGATTATGAGGACTTGTGTATACATCCCGATGTTGACATGCCCGCAGGGTATAAGCCTCCAAAGTTCGACATTTTTAATGGAACGGGTGATCCCCGCGCTAATTCGAGGGCCTACTGTGACAAATTGGTCGGAGTGGGAAGAAATGAAAAGCTGAGAATAAAGTTGTTTATAAGGAGTCTGACGGGAGAAACGCTTATTTGGTATATCCGACAAGTCCCCAGGAATTGGAGGGAGTGGCAGGACATGGCGGAGGATTTTATGAATCGCTTCAGATTTAATACCGAGATCACTCCAGACATGTTTGTTTTGGTGAATTTGCAGAAGAAACTCTCAGAATCATTTCAAGAGTACGCTTGCCACTGGAGATTAGAAGCTGCCAGGACCCAATCTCCATTGGATGATAATGAGCTAACAAAGTATTTTATCCGGGCCCAAGAGgggatttattttgaaatatga